Proteins from a single region of Aerococcus viridans:
- a CDS encoding alpha/beta hydrolase: MKTWTKVALGALTGIVASQIIRARKVNISYAAQLVEDSLTLASSILPGQKSNYDRLYTLAYNRNELPLALSWTKRSMGFDYFDDFTDTFTVQNDLLAPSSDQPEKIIFYLAGGGYWLQPTLLHFNMARKLAELTNRQVVMPMYPKGPTYNVVDAHKMILKRYIYLIEEKGIAPENIAILGDSTGGALAVSFMQQLRDHDLPLPDSAILIAPILDGTLQNFLVAYDHVEYEPFLQPKLIALETETFAKPFPAISPLVSPWYGSFNDLPPILVVSGTRDLTLTYTLALKEKVEAERLPIYFDTHQHMAHIFPIYPIPEADEALEMMAEFVAKVREPTPRKETLEV, encoded by the coding sequence ATGAAAACTTGGACAAAGGTCGCACTAGGCGCATTAACAGGTATTGTTGCTAGTCAAATAATCAGAGCCCGTAAGGTGAATATTTCTTACGCTGCGCAATTAGTCGAGGATAGTCTGACCCTGGCTTCCAGTATTCTTCCTGGTCAAAAATCTAATTATGATCGTCTGTACACGCTCGCTTACAACCGTAATGAGCTACCATTAGCCCTTAGCTGGACCAAACGTTCAATGGGATTTGACTATTTTGATGACTTTACAGATACTTTTACAGTGCAAAATGACTTATTGGCGCCAAGTTCAGATCAGCCAGAAAAAATTATTTTCTATCTTGCAGGTGGTGGCTATTGGTTACAACCAACTTTATTGCACTTTAATATGGCCCGTAAATTGGCGGAACTAACTAATCGACAAGTAGTGATGCCCATGTATCCAAAAGGACCAACCTACAACGTCGTTGATGCGCACAAAATGATTTTAAAGCGCTATATATATTTAATCGAGGAGAAGGGAATTGCGCCAGAAAATATTGCGATTCTTGGTGATTCTACGGGCGGAGCGTTGGCAGTTTCTTTTATGCAGCAATTGCGAGACCATGATTTACCATTGCCGGATTCGGCAATACTTATCGCACCCATTTTGGATGGCACCTTGCAGAATTTCCTGGTGGCATATGACCATGTGGAGTACGAACCCTTTTTACAACCGAAATTAATCGCGCTTGAAACAGAAACTTTCGCAAAACCCTTCCCGGCAATTAGTCCTTTAGTTTCGCCATGGTACGGATCATTTAATGACTTACCACCTATATTAGTCGTGAGTGGAACGAGAGATTTAACCTTGACTTATACACTTGCCTTGAAAGAAAAAGTTGAAGCTGAGAGATTACCGATTTATTTCGATACCCACCAGCACATGGCCCATATTTTCCCAATTTACCCGATTCCTGAAGCAGATGAGGCACTAGAAATGATGGCGGAATTTGTAGCTAAGGTGCGAGAGCCGACGCCAAGAAAGGAAACGTTGGAAGTTTAA
- a CDS encoding phosphoribosylaminoimidazolesuccinocarboxamide synthase, translated as MLIYSGKTKNLCQDDNGQYYFQFKDDVTGKDGVFDPGENQVGATIEGSGHSNVVLSTYFFELFKEKNIPTHYISSNTEENTMQIEKASVFGEGLEVICRFKAVGSFIRRYGAYIESGTPLDAYVEFTLKDDDRQDPLITQDALEQLDILKAGEYDQLKKLTQDISLVIKEALAEKGLELYDIKLEFGRLDNSDVIVLIDEVAGGNMRVYKGDEYIEPLALVHYFE; from the coding sequence ATGCTTATTTATTCAGGTAAGACGAAAAACTTATGCCAAGATGATAACGGCCAATATTATTTCCAATTTAAAGACGATGTTACGGGTAAAGATGGGGTATTTGACCCAGGTGAAAACCAAGTAGGGGCGACGATTGAAGGGTCAGGCCACTCCAATGTTGTGCTTTCAACATACTTTTTTGAATTATTTAAAGAAAAGAATATTCCAACGCATTATATTTCTTCAAATACTGAAGAAAACACCATGCAGATTGAAAAAGCTTCTGTATTTGGTGAAGGGTTAGAAGTGATTTGTCGTTTTAAAGCTGTTGGTAGCTTTATCAGACGCTACGGAGCTTACATTGAATCAGGTACACCACTTGATGCCTACGTAGAGTTCACTTTAAAAGATGATGACCGCCAAGATCCCTTGATTACCCAAGATGCCTTAGAGCAATTAGATATTTTAAAAGCTGGCGAATATGACCAATTAAAAAAATTAACCCAAGATATTTCCCTAGTTATCAAAGAAGCTTTAGCCGAAAAAGGCTTAGAACTATATGACATTAAATTAGAATTTGGTCGCTTAGACAATTCTGATGTCATTGTCTTAATCGATGAAGTTGCAGGTGGCAACATGCGTGTCTATAAAGGTGATGAATACATCGAACCTTTAGCACTTGTGCATTACTTTGAATAA
- a CDS encoding phosphoribosylformylglycinamidine synthase yields the protein MQVITKNNAQFDVEGQKYTKEALEFLNFAADTEVAFYNLYQFEGASEATLEVVQKALFDTEKLTFIEAIPSADYTFRYRQVTGQYNEHEQMMTEMIQHMLGFEEVKVFHSKVVTLNNVTPDQGQIFENYFINPVENTVIAMDEPPFEIYPSSTEELEEVVGFTEMTEADLINLAQKFSMDLDDLLFCQKYFKSENRNPNLTELKVIDTYWSDHCRHTTFNTQIDIVTIDAGRYEPLFKAALNDYLEKRAQLGRSERPITLMDLGTIQSRYLRENGILDNVEISPEVNACALEIKVDVDGTEEDWILYFKNETHNHPTEIEPFGGASTCVGGGVRDPLSGRSWVYQGMRISGAKDPNLPLDATHPEKLPQRTITKRALEGNSDYANQIGLTGGYAEEIYHPGYEAKRLETGALISAAPKENIVREIPVATDKIILLGGRTGRDGLGAAVGSSQIQTEQSLENAGAEVQKGAAAIERKITRLFRRGEATRLIKRCNDFGAGGISVAVGELADGLDIQLDDVPVKYPGMHGGEIALSESQERMAVVVAEKDIEAFLQYCEEEDVESTIIAEVTDNDRMQMTWSGKQIIDLSRAFLDSNGATKHANATLLQPKTLFQNDVKAGTVWDEASLKAYMSTLNRASQKAMAEQFDGSIGRASVLFPFGGKYRATPELGMVSKLPVAGGKTITTSGMAYGFDPYLSEQSPFHGAFYSVIESVSRMVALGFDYKDLRLSFQEFFENLQNDPERWGKPVLSLLGANLAMSGLDLASIGGKDSMSGTFDDIDVPPTLLSFAVAQGRVDQVVSRAFKQVGSTVVLMENPLNRDWTIDLDQEKAIYETIHQLAKGEALLAASTVGFNGMLKDLIEMSYGNGISVAVSEDFTNRLAEPMMGAFLLELAGDPKDLLGDIPYQVVGQTQADTIQIAGQDYAVKAIEAASNEVFASVFDQIEHADRQTPEIVAGNSFACPNSSLGQTATPVKALIPVLYGTNGEYDLQFALEEAGFDCQVMVIADSSNAKFEQSIQTLLENLKDTQLLAIPNGSIFGNQTDEQGRAWELILNRPDVSQAIDAHLQADRLIIGSGSAFSALIRTGLIEFGQVTGHSAIRVLPNQNGKFVSDLTTGRVVAEKSAFTTGRANKTYTAPLATAFGRVVLGEAEEKIKANGQVIAAFDTYFAEENIDGLASPNGLVFGTISSFERSGQDLYQNVPSQGENPFLTEAFAYLNAK from the coding sequence ATGCAAGTCATTACAAAAAATAATGCTCAATTCGATGTTGAAGGTCAAAAATATACTAAAGAAGCCTTAGAATTTTTAAATTTTGCTGCGGATACTGAAGTTGCTTTCTACAATCTTTACCAATTTGAGGGTGCTTCTGAAGCTACCCTGGAAGTGGTCCAAAAAGCCTTATTCGATACTGAAAAGTTAACTTTTATCGAAGCAATCCCGAGCGCTGACTACACTTTCCGCTACCGCCAAGTGACTGGTCAATACAATGAACATGAGCAAATGATGACGGAAATGATCCAACATATGCTTGGTTTTGAAGAAGTAAAAGTCTTTCATTCTAAAGTTGTGACTTTAAACAATGTCACACCAGACCAAGGGCAAATTTTTGAAAATTATTTCATCAATCCTGTTGAAAATACCGTCATTGCCATGGATGAACCCCCATTTGAAATTTACCCTTCATCTACAGAAGAGCTTGAGGAAGTTGTTGGTTTCACCGAAATGACTGAAGCTGATTTAATCAACCTAGCTCAAAAATTCTCCATGGATTTAGACGACTTGCTATTTTGCCAAAAATATTTTAAATCTGAAAACCGTAATCCTAATTTAACTGAGTTGAAAGTCATTGATACATACTGGTCAGACCACTGCCGTCACACCACTTTCAACACCCAAATCGATATTGTGACCATCGATGCCGGTCGCTACGAGCCCTTATTCAAGGCAGCTTTAAATGATTATTTAGAGAAAAGAGCGCAACTTGGCCGATCTGAACGTCCTATCACCCTGATGGACCTAGGTACAATTCAAAGCCGTTACTTACGGGAAAATGGCATCCTTGACAATGTTGAGATTTCACCTGAAGTGAACGCTTGTGCTTTAGAAATTAAGGTAGACGTTGATGGCACTGAAGAAGATTGGATCCTTTACTTTAAAAACGAAACCCATAACCACCCGACAGAAATCGAACCATTTGGTGGTGCGTCTACTTGTGTTGGTGGTGGGGTTCGTGATCCATTATCTGGTAGAAGTTGGGTATACCAAGGAATGCGAATTTCGGGGGCTAAAGACCCTAATCTACCACTTGATGCTACCCATCCTGAAAAGTTACCGCAAAGAACCATCACGAAACGTGCCTTAGAAGGTAATAGCGATTACGCCAATCAAATCGGTTTAACGGGTGGTTACGCTGAAGAAATTTACCATCCTGGTTATGAAGCTAAACGTTTGGAAACAGGGGCTTTAATTTCAGCGGCACCAAAAGAAAATATCGTCCGCGAAATACCAGTCGCAACAGACAAAATCATCTTATTAGGTGGTCGGACTGGTCGTGACGGTTTAGGTGCAGCCGTTGGGTCTTCGCAAATTCAAACGGAACAATCCCTTGAAAATGCAGGAGCTGAAGTACAAAAAGGAGCCGCAGCCATTGAAAGAAAAATTACCCGTTTATTTAGACGCGGTGAAGCAACACGTTTAATCAAACGTTGTAACGACTTTGGTGCTGGTGGGATTTCTGTTGCTGTTGGTGAGCTTGCAGATGGCTTGGACATTCAACTGGATGATGTACCGGTGAAATACCCAGGTATGCATGGTGGTGAAATTGCGCTTTCTGAATCGCAAGAACGTATGGCAGTTGTGGTTGCTGAGAAAGACATTGAAGCCTTTTTACAATACTGCGAAGAGGAAGATGTTGAGTCGACTATTATTGCTGAAGTGACCGATAATGACCGGATGCAAATGACTTGGTCAGGTAAGCAAATTATTGATTTGTCAAGAGCCTTCTTAGATTCAAACGGGGCGACTAAACACGCGAATGCAACCTTACTACAACCGAAAACCCTTTTCCAAAATGATGTGAAAGCAGGGACAGTCTGGGATGAAGCGTCATTAAAAGCTTATATGTCAACCTTAAATAGAGCGAGCCAAAAGGCTATGGCGGAACAGTTTGACGGTTCGATTGGGCGTGCGTCTGTACTCTTCCCATTCGGTGGTAAATACCGAGCAACGCCTGAATTAGGTATGGTCTCAAAATTACCAGTTGCTGGCGGTAAAACGATCACAACGTCTGGTATGGCCTATGGATTTGACCCTTACTTATCAGAACAATCGCCATTCCACGGGGCTTTCTACTCAGTCATCGAATCAGTCAGCCGCATGGTGGCCTTAGGATTTGACTACAAAGATTTACGTCTATCCTTCCAAGAATTCTTTGAAAACTTACAAAATGATCCAGAACGATGGGGTAAGCCAGTTTTATCTCTATTAGGAGCCAACTTAGCCATGTCTGGACTTGATTTAGCGAGTATCGGTGGGAAGGATTCCATGTCAGGAACCTTTGATGATATCGACGTACCGCCAACTTTATTGTCATTCGCCGTTGCGCAAGGTCGTGTGGACCAAGTGGTTTCTCGTGCCTTCAAGCAAGTAGGTTCAACAGTTGTCTTAATGGAAAATCCATTAAACCGTGACTGGACTATCGATTTAGACCAAGAAAAAGCCATTTATGAAACGATCCATCAATTGGCTAAAGGGGAGGCTTTATTAGCTGCTTCGACTGTTGGTTTTAACGGGATGTTGAAAGATTTAATCGAAATGTCTTATGGAAATGGGATTTCTGTGGCTGTTTCAGAAGACTTCACCAACCGCTTGGCTGAACCGATGATGGGGGCTTTCCTTTTAGAATTAGCCGGCGATCCTAAGGACCTACTTGGGGATATTCCTTACCAAGTTGTTGGCCAAACGCAAGCGGATACCATTCAAATTGCTGGTCAAGACTACGCTGTTAAGGCGATTGAAGCTGCCTCAAATGAAGTTTTTGCTTCTGTATTTGATCAGATTGAACATGCTGACCGCCAAACACCTGAAATTGTCGCAGGCAATAGTTTTGCATGTCCTAATAGTTCTCTTGGCCAGACAGCAACCCCTGTTAAAGCCTTAATCCCTGTTTTATACGGAACCAATGGTGAATATGACTTACAATTTGCCCTTGAAGAAGCTGGATTTGACTGTCAAGTGATGGTTATCGCCGACTCATCAAATGCCAAATTCGAGCAATCAATTCAAACGTTACTTGAAAACTTAAAAGATACACAATTACTGGCTATACCTAATGGGTCAATCTTTGGTAACCAAACGGATGAACAAGGTCGTGCTTGGGAATTGATCCTTAACAGACCGGATGTCAGCCAAGCTATTGACGCTCATTTACAAGCCGACCGCTTAATTATCGGGTCTGGATCTGCTTTCTCAGCCTTAATCCGCACTGGTTTAATTGAATTTGGCCAAGTGACTGGTCATTCAGCGATTCGTGTTTTACCAAATCAAAACGGCAAGTTCGTGTCTGATTTGACTACTGGTCGTGTGGTTGCTGAAAAATCAGCCTTTACCACTGGTCGAGCTAACAAAACCTATACCGCACCGCTTGCAACAGCATTTGGTCGCGTCGTATTAGGTGAAGCAGAAGAAAAAATCAAAGCCAATGGTCAAGTGATTGCCGCTTTCGATACTTATTTTGCAGAAGAAAATATTGACGGCTTAGCTAGTCCAAATGGTTTAGTCTTTGGGACCATCTCTTCATTTGAAAGAAGTGGGCAAGACCTCTACCAAAACGTGCCAAGTCAAGGTGAAAATCCATTCTTAACTGAAGCTTTTGCATATTTAAACGCCAAATAG
- the purE gene encoding 5-(carboxyamino)imidazole ribonucleotide mutase yields the protein MFVRIIMGSSSDVEIARKVTSNLSKFEIPYQVSVISAHRALDDLQALVGQNDADLYIGIAGKAAHLPGVIAGMTVKPVIGVPVKSSTLSGLDALLSIVQMPKGVPVATVALDGGENAAILAVQVLAVADQALTEKLNDYKKELSAGVRDMNNEAAIQAL from the coding sequence ATGTTCGTTAGAATTATTATGGGTAGTTCAAGTGATGTTGAAATCGCCCGCAAAGTAACTAGTAACCTAAGTAAATTTGAAATTCCTTACCAAGTATCTGTGATTTCTGCTCACCGCGCTTTAGATGATCTACAAGCCTTAGTTGGTCAAAATGACGCTGACCTTTATATCGGTATTGCCGGTAAAGCAGCGCATTTACCAGGGGTGATTGCTGGTATGACTGTTAAACCAGTAATCGGTGTACCGGTAAAATCTTCAACCTTGTCAGGTTTAGATGCCTTGTTATCTATCGTTCAAATGCCTAAAGGTGTCCCAGTTGCGACAGTGGCCCTTGATGGCGGCGAAAACGCGGCTATTTTAGCCGTACAAGTTTTAGCGGTGGCAGACCAAGCTTTAACAGAAAAATTAAACGACTATAAAAAAGAATTAAGCGCGGGTGTTCGCGACATGAACAACGAAGCAGCGATTCAAGCGTTGTAG
- a CDS encoding amidophosphoribosyltransferase, with protein sequence MSGILGVYSFDNIEAFPHLYYGLYALQHRGQAAVGIGTITPDGDSQLIREKGLISEHFGDGLIEHMPGNKGIGFVQYPFENRESEPMPFYHEGALMAIDGEIENEDFTYQACIEVLGQDIETIKAYFEALIGKFTLIYMNNDRFIAYKHLDGIKPLAIGKMDDTIIASSETAAIDSIAGHVIREIQPGELFIQTKTQCISYYLSANMEATESLDAFEFIYTARPDSILDGISVYDARYRLGETLWQEDQLHKGIVIGAPESGVISSMGYAKASGLPYEQGFVRNRYIGRTFIQSSKTIRERNIEIKLTPIKSIVANREVILIDDSIVRGSTIKRTVNTLKEAGASKIHVRIAAPPVVKGESMTVDIPDKHQLVAYNRTIEEVRDLIGCDSLKYISLDGFHRAIGRSKLYEPYFTEE encoded by the coding sequence ATGAGTGGTATTTTAGGCGTTTACTCTTTCGATAATATTGAAGCATTTCCGCATTTATATTACGGTCTCTATGCTTTGCAACACCGAGGGCAAGCGGCTGTCGGTATTGGAACAATTACGCCAGATGGTGACAGTCAATTGATCCGTGAAAAAGGGTTAATCAGTGAACATTTTGGTGACGGTTTGATTGAACATATGCCGGGGAATAAGGGGATTGGATTTGTCCAATACCCCTTTGAGAACCGGGAAAGTGAGCCTATGCCTTTTTACCATGAGGGGGCTTTAATGGCGATTGATGGGGAAATTGAAAATGAAGATTTCACCTACCAGGCTTGTATTGAAGTGCTTGGGCAAGATATTGAAACAATTAAGGCTTATTTTGAAGCTTTAATCGGTAAATTTACATTGATTTATATGAACAATGACCGGTTTATCGCCTATAAACATTTGGACGGGATTAAACCTTTAGCCATTGGGAAGATGGATGATACCATCATTGCGAGTTCAGAAACGGCAGCTATTGATTCGATCGCTGGGCACGTAATTCGTGAAATCCAACCGGGTGAATTGTTTATTCAAACAAAAACACAATGCATTTCTTACTACCTATCAGCCAACATGGAAGCAACTGAAAGCCTGGATGCCTTCGAGTTTATTTATACGGCGCGTCCGGACTCCATTCTAGACGGGATTTCTGTCTATGATGCGCGTTATCGTTTAGGAGAAACCTTATGGCAAGAAGACCAATTGCACAAAGGAATTGTGATTGGGGCACCAGAATCGGGTGTGATTTCGTCTATGGGTTATGCTAAGGCGTCAGGATTACCCTATGAGCAAGGATTTGTCCGTAACCGTTATATTGGACGGACCTTTATCCAGTCATCGAAAACCATTCGTGAACGAAATATTGAAATCAAATTGACCCCAATTAAAAGTATTGTGGCCAATCGTGAAGTCATTTTAATCGATGATTCCATTGTGCGGGGTTCAACTATTAAACGAACAGTCAACACCTTAAAAGAAGCAGGCGCAAGTAAGATTCATGTGCGCATTGCTGCGCCGCCAGTTGTGAAGGGTGAATCGATGACCGTGGATATTCCAGACAAGCACCAACTTGTGGCTTACAACCGGACTATTGAAGAAGTGAGAGATTTGATTGGCTGTGATAGCTTGAAATATATTTCTTTAGATGGGTTCCACCGTGCCATCGGGCGCAGTAAACTTTATGAACCTTATTTTACTGAAGAATAA
- the purM gene encoding phosphoribosylformylglycinamidine cyclo-ligase produces the protein MGLDYKSAGVNKEAGYQQVQLIKDMMKATYTDQVMTETGGFSGMVELGASDMKAPVLVSGTDGVGTKLMVAQEVGIHDTVGMDLVAMCVNDIICQGAKPLFFLDYIATGKLVPEKMASIVQGVADGCKQAGAALIGGETAEMPGMYGEDDYDLAGFAVGLVDKEKIISGKDIKAGDIAIALPSSGVHSNGFSLVRAILEKNNISFNDQYRDTNRTVGEVLLTPTKIYAKDVLALIEAVTVKGLAHITGGGLFENVPRTLPEGLGLAVNRDQIPTLDIFDYLQDLGQVAEDEMFGTFNMGVGMVIFLDPADVDTALQVLVANDSGAFKLGQVTTQADGVTFV, from the coding sequence ATGGGATTAGATTATAAGTCTGCTGGGGTCAACAAAGAAGCCGGCTACCAGCAGGTGCAATTAATTAAAGACATGATGAAAGCCACTTATACAGATCAGGTGATGACTGAAACAGGTGGCTTTTCAGGTATGGTTGAACTAGGTGCGTCTGATATGAAGGCGCCCGTCTTAGTTTCTGGAACTGACGGGGTGGGGACCAAATTAATGGTGGCCCAAGAAGTTGGTATCCATGATACCGTTGGGATGGACCTTGTCGCGATGTGTGTCAATGACATTATCTGTCAAGGTGCCAAGCCCTTATTTTTCCTTGACTATATTGCAACAGGTAAACTAGTTCCTGAGAAAATGGCCAGCATCGTCCAAGGGGTAGCTGATGGTTGTAAACAAGCTGGTGCTGCCTTAATTGGTGGTGAAACTGCTGAAATGCCAGGTATGTACGGCGAAGATGACTATGATTTGGCCGGATTTGCCGTCGGTCTTGTCGATAAAGAAAAAATCATTTCAGGAAAAGACATCAAAGCGGGCGATATTGCTATTGCCTTGCCGTCCTCTGGCGTCCATTCTAATGGATTTTCATTAGTTAGAGCAATATTAGAAAAAAATAATATTTCTTTTAATGATCAATATCGAGATACTAATAGGACGGTGGGCGAAGTTTTACTGACACCCACAAAAATCTATGCTAAAGATGTGCTAGCTTTAATCGAGGCCGTGACTGTCAAAGGGCTAGCCCATATTACAGGCGGTGGTTTATTTGAAAACGTACCGCGTACTTTACCTGAAGGCCTTGGGTTAGCGGTTAACCGTGACCAAATCCCGACGCTAGATATTTTTGACTATTTACAAGATCTAGGCCAGGTGGCAGAGGATGAAATGTTTGGGACCTTTAACATGGGGGTTGGTATGGTCATTTTCCTAGACCCAGCGGATGTTGACACAGCCTTACAAGTTTTAGTGGCTAATGACAGCGGCGCCTTTAAATTAGGGCAGGTGACGACGCAAGCTGACGGAGTGACTTTTGTATGA
- the purN gene encoding phosphoribosylglycinamide formyltransferase, whose translation MIKIGVLISGGGTNLQAIIDACRLGDLPAEVSVVISNKADAYGLERAKKAGIDQLYTNDDERILATLQAYDVDIVVLAGYLKLIAKDLVQAFDGRMLNIHPSLIPAFSGKGYYGLKVHQAAIDRGVKVTGATVHLVDENFDEGKILIQEVVAILPTDTAETLQARVLAVEHSILVTAIAEVISGLDG comes from the coding sequence ATGATCAAAATTGGCGTTTTAATTTCTGGCGGTGGGACCAATCTGCAGGCCATTATAGATGCTTGTCGGTTAGGCGACTTACCAGCTGAAGTGTCAGTGGTCATTTCAAATAAGGCGGATGCTTATGGTCTAGAACGGGCCAAAAAGGCTGGGATTGACCAATTATATACCAATGATGATGAGCGTATTTTAGCGACTTTACAGGCCTATGATGTGGATATTGTGGTTTTAGCAGGATACTTGAAATTGATTGCCAAAGACCTGGTCCAAGCTTTTGATGGCCGGATGTTGAATATTCATCCGTCACTTATTCCGGCATTTTCAGGTAAGGGGTATTATGGGTTAAAAGTCCATCAAGCAGCTATTGATCGTGGGGTTAAAGTGACTGGAGCGACCGTTCATTTAGTGGACGAAAATTTTGATGAGGGGAAAATTCTGATTCAAGAGGTGGTTGCCATCTTGCCGACAGACACTGCAGAAACCTTGCAGGCACGCGTTTTAGCAGTAGAACACAGTATATTAGTCACAGCTATTGCTGAGGTCATTAGCGGTCTAGACGGCTAG
- the purH gene encoding bifunctional phosphoribosylaminoimidazolecarboxamide formyltransferase/IMP cyclohydrolase has translation MKRALISVYDKTGIVEFATKLDQLGWEIISTGGTKSLLEEAGIKVISVEEVTNSPEILQGRVKTLHPHIHGGILFNRDIPEHQETVDELGIHAIDMVINSLYPFEETVKNTASSKAEIIEKIDVGGPSMIRAAAKNYKDVLIVTDAADYDLVADALENDHNTLELREKLAAKAFRLTAFYDAMIAEYFTGLVDEKFPELLTKAFRYKEELRYGENPHQAAVYYESPLEEDFDLEQLHGKQISYNNYNDMRANMDLVQEFDEPVCVAVKHANPCGVAVADTPADAYRKAFAGDPVSIFGGIIGFNRTVDAETAEELSKIFLEIIVAPDFTEEAFAILAKKKNLRLVKSTKLGEFKGKGKTYKETVGGLLIQDKDLPIYAETGLELKTDRQVTDKELEDMDFAWKVAKHCASNAMVIAKDKQTYALGHGEVRRVWALEDALHRSEFPLEGAVVASDGFFFPDTIDSLHEYGIKAIVQPGGSVQDEKVIQAAKAYDISVVFTGMRHFKH, from the coding sequence ATGAAAAGAGCTTTAATTTCTGTTTACGATAAGACTGGTATTGTTGAATTTGCGACCAAATTAGACCAATTAGGTTGGGAAATCATCTCTACAGGTGGGACAAAATCTTTATTAGAAGAAGCTGGCATCAAGGTGATTTCTGTTGAAGAAGTAACCAATTCACCTGAAATTTTACAGGGGCGTGTGAAGACCTTACATCCACATATTCATGGTGGGATCTTATTCAACCGTGACATTCCTGAACATCAAGAAACAGTTGACGAATTGGGGATTCATGCCATTGATATGGTGATCAACAGCTTATATCCATTTGAAGAAACCGTAAAAAATACGGCCTCATCTAAGGCAGAAATTATCGAAAAAATCGATGTTGGTGGTCCTTCAATGATCCGTGCAGCAGCTAAAAACTACAAAGACGTCTTAATTGTCACAGACGCAGCGGATTATGATTTAGTTGCTGATGCTTTGGAAAATGATCACAATACCCTTGAATTACGGGAAAAATTAGCTGCAAAAGCCTTCAGATTAACGGCTTTCTATGATGCCATGATCGCTGAGTACTTTACTGGCCTAGTTGATGAGAAATTCCCAGAATTATTGACAAAAGCCTTCCGTTATAAGGAAGAATTACGTTACGGTGAAAATCCCCACCAAGCGGCTGTTTACTATGAAAGTCCGCTTGAAGAAGACTTTGACCTAGAACAATTACATGGGAAACAAATTTCTTATAACAACTACAATGACATGCGGGCTAATATGGACCTTGTCCAAGAGTTTGACGAGCCAGTTTGTGTGGCAGTCAAACATGCTAATCCATGTGGAGTAGCGGTTGCTGATACACCGGCAGACGCCTACAGAAAAGCATTTGCTGGGGACCCAGTGTCTATTTTCGGTGGGATTATTGGTTTTAACCGTACGGTTGATGCTGAAACGGCTGAAGAATTGTCGAAAATTTTCCTAGAAATTATCGTGGCGCCTGACTTTACGGAAGAAGCTTTTGCCATTTTGGCCAAAAAGAAAAATCTACGTTTAGTGAAATCAACGAAATTAGGTGAATTCAAGGGTAAAGGGAAAACTTATAAGGAAACAGTGGGCGGCTTGTTAATCCAAGATAAAGACTTACCAATCTACGCTGAAACAGGTCTTGAACTTAAAACAGACCGTCAAGTAACGGACAAAGAGTTAGAAGATATGGACTTCGCTTGGAAAGTGGCTAAACACTGTGCGTCAAACGCTATGGTCATTGCAAAGGACAAACAAACCTACGCTTTAGGTCACGGGGAAGTGCGTCGCGTATGGGCGCTTGAAGATGCCTTACATCGGTCTGAATTCCCATTAGAAGGGGCAGTTGTCGCTTCAGACGGCTTCTTCTTCCCAGATACCATCGACAGTTTACATGAATATGGTATTAAAGCCATCGTACAACCAGGTGGTTCTGTCCAAGATGAGAAAGTGATTCAAGCAGCAAAAGCTTACGATATTTCAGTTGTGTTCACTGGCATGCGTCATTTCAAACACTAA